From one Chryseobacterium sp. 3008163 genomic stretch:
- a CDS encoding slipin family protein, with protein sequence MIKNVQIKAYQIGLVFKNRNLIEILKEGNYWLFGNKSVEIFETKDQFKTGNDLNLLMKNENLKNLLEVIEVKDGEIVLVKENGIFKEVLNVGQYAFWKDVLNREFQKVDLTKVEITEKISKTILENMKLKNFTRKFVVTNQYKGLLLIDGKLTKILEAGTYYFWNNEVSVEVKAIDTRMQQMEIAGQELLTKDKAMLRINFYVRFQVENIEKALMENKEYDKQLYILMQLALREFVGALTLDELLVKKDSVGKEILENLGNKAEDLGLRASDAGIRDVILTGEMKEIMNQVLIAEKKAQANSIMRREETASTRSLLNTAKLMEENEVLWKLKEMEYMEKIADKIGDITVSGNSNILSQLKEIFAK encoded by the coding sequence ATGATAAAGAATGTACAAATTAAAGCATATCAGATTGGTTTGGTTTTCAAAAACCGAAACTTAATTGAGATCTTAAAAGAAGGAAATTACTGGCTTTTCGGTAATAAATCTGTAGAAATTTTTGAAACAAAAGATCAGTTTAAAACCGGAAATGATCTTAATCTTTTGATGAAAAATGAAAACCTCAAAAACTTACTTGAAGTTATTGAAGTAAAGGACGGTGAAATTGTTTTAGTAAAGGAAAACGGAATCTTCAAAGAAGTGTTGAACGTTGGTCAATATGCTTTTTGGAAAGATGTTTTAAACAGAGAATTTCAAAAAGTTGACTTAACGAAAGTGGAAATCACAGAGAAAATCTCTAAAACAATCCTTGAAAATATGAAGTTGAAAAACTTCACAAGAAAGTTTGTTGTGACGAATCAATATAAAGGATTATTGTTAATTGACGGAAAATTAACCAAAATTCTGGAAGCCGGAACGTATTACTTCTGGAACAACGAAGTTTCTGTTGAAGTAAAAGCCATCGATACACGTATGCAGCAAATGGAAATTGCCGGTCAGGAACTGTTGACGAAAGATAAAGCAATGCTTCGTATCAATTTTTATGTGCGTTTTCAGGTAGAAAATATTGAAAAAGCGTTGATGGAAAATAAAGAATATGATAAACAATTATATATTTTGATGCAATTGGCTTTGCGTGAGTTCGTTGGAGCTTTGACGTTAGATGAATTGCTGGTGAAAAAAGATTCCGTAGGAAAAGAGATCCTTGAAAATCTTGGTAACAAAGCCGAAGATCTTGGTCTGAGAGCTTCTGATGCCGGAATTCGTGACGTAATCTTGACCGGAGAAATGAAAGAAATCATGAATCAGGTTTTGATCGCCGAGAAAAAAGCTCAGGCAAACAGCATCATGCGCCGTGAAGAAACAGCTTCCACAAGAAGTTTGCTCAACACCGCAAAACTGATGGAAGAAAACGAAGTCTTGTGGAAGCTGAAAGAAATGGAATATATGGAGAAAATCGCCGACAAAATTGGAGATATCACCGTTTCCGGGAATAGCAATATTCTTTCTCAGCTGAAAGAGATCTTTGCAAAATAA
- a CDS encoding VOC family protein, whose amino-acid sequence MIKGLYETHVQVSNLENSIQFYTEVLGLEFAHHDENRAIAFLWIGKNKEAMLGLWEQNENLQTRHFAFSADKEDILNYSVEFLKNKNLKPYNFLKDGIDEPMVFAWMPALAIYFNDPDGNQLEFISILEGDGKPELGVISYEEWLEKK is encoded by the coding sequence ATGATAAAAGGATTATATGAAACTCATGTCCAAGTAAGCAATTTAGAAAACTCAATACAATTTTATACTGAAGTTTTAGGATTGGAGTTTGCTCATCATGACGAAAATCGCGCGATTGCATTTTTATGGATTGGAAAAAATAAAGAAGCCATGTTGGGTTTGTGGGAGCAAAACGAAAATTTACAGACAAGACATTTTGCTTTTTCTGCCGATAAAGAAGATATTCTGAATTATTCCGTTGAGTTTTTGAAAAACAAAAATTTAAAGCCTTACAATTTCTTAAAAGACGGAATTGATGAACCAATGGTTTTCGCCTGGATGCCTGCTTTGGCGATTTATTTTAATGATCCGGATGGAAATCAATTGGAATTTATTTCTATTTTGGAAGGTGATGGAAAACCGGAATTGGGAGTTATTTCTTATGAGGAATGGTTAGAGAAAAAATAA
- a CDS encoding helix-turn-helix domain-containing protein: MSFFGANIKTVRHAKGLSQQAFADLFDLNRGVIGAYEEGRSEPKIATLLTVVHYFNLDLDQFLTVPLTIDDLNKPENFEKFQLSFNSDLPYKENNIENNHQYNSLQKALANIDLIYEFTENTSVLSNYKIGDFLFLMKSNMMEENPETLLYVEKGNLQYLSSASEQNQSEKEVYKIAGYLSSEQKNILSEILERIAILEKNKGKIKKRKRGIVFSRSRTG; this comes from the coding sequence ATGAGTTTTTTTGGAGCTAATATTAAGACAGTGAGACATGCAAAAGGTTTAAGCCAGCAAGCATTCGCAGATTTATTTGATTTAAACAGAGGCGTGATCGGTGCTTATGAAGAAGGGCGCTCCGAACCTAAAATCGCAACATTACTCACTGTAGTTCATTACTTTAATCTCGATTTGGATCAATTCCTAACTGTTCCATTAACGATTGATGATCTCAACAAGCCCGAAAATTTCGAAAAGTTTCAATTGTCATTTAATTCAGATTTACCGTATAAGGAAAACAATATTGAAAATAACCATCAATATAATTCACTGCAAAAAGCATTAGCAAATATCGATTTAATCTATGAATTCACAGAAAATACATCGGTTTTGTCAAATTACAAAATTGGTGACTTTTTGTTTTTAATGAAGTCAAATATGATGGAAGAAAATCCTGAAACTTTATTATATGTTGAAAAAGGAAATCTGCAGTATCTAAGTTCAGCTTCAGAGCAAAACCAATCTGAAAAAGAGGTGTACAAAATCGCAGGCTATTTATCTTCTGAGCAAAAAAATATCCTATCCGAAATTTTGGAAAGGATAGCAATTTTAGAAAAAAATAAAGGTAAAATCAAGAAAAGAAAGCGGGGCATTGTCTTTAGCCGGAGTCGAACCGGATAA
- a CDS encoding RNA ligase family protein: MKTIHPDLETVVIYGELFGGGYKHKEVEPVKNAIKVQKGVEYAPHNEFYGFDIKLNGTTYLDTGLVNQIFEETGFFYAKILFQGTLDEALKFPNVFDSKIPAWLGLPEIENNMCEGTIVKTLKTKYFGNGSRVILKNKNEKWTEKSKMVRKDRPAQKEVHFSENAKNIWDEIQKYATVNRLNNVVSKIGEFEPKMIGKAIGLFSQDILEDFEKDFPKVFTTIEKEEQKRINKKLNSLVIDVVKEELMTLKV, encoded by the coding sequence GTGAAAACAATCCATCCGGATTTGGAAACTGTAGTGATCTATGGTGAATTATTCGGTGGCGGTTACAAACATAAAGAAGTAGAGCCTGTAAAAAATGCGATAAAAGTTCAAAAAGGTGTTGAATATGCACCTCACAACGAATTTTATGGATTCGACATTAAGTTGAACGGCACTACTTATTTGGATACAGGTTTGGTCAACCAAATTTTCGAGGAAACCGGATTTTTCTATGCAAAGATCTTATTTCAAGGTACTTTGGATGAAGCTTTGAAGTTTCCGAATGTTTTCGATTCTAAAATTCCGGCTTGGTTGGGATTACCGGAAATTGAAAATAATATGTGTGAAGGAACGATTGTAAAAACTTTGAAAACCAAATATTTTGGAAACGGCTCAAGAGTCATTTTGAAAAATAAAAATGAAAAGTGGACTGAGAAATCTAAAATGGTTAGAAAAGACAGACCTGCTCAAAAAGAAGTTCATTTCAGTGAAAATGCCAAAAATATTTGGGATGAAATCCAAAAGTATGCAACTGTAAACAGGTTGAATAATGTTGTGAGCAAAATTGGTGAATTCGAACCCAAAATGATTGGGAAAGCCATCGGTCTTTTTTCACAAGATATTTTGGAGGATTTTGAAAAAGATTTCCCGAAAGTTTTCACAACCATAGAAAAAGAAGAACAGAAAAGGATCAACAAAAAGTTGAATTCTTTAGTCATTGACGTTGTAAAAGAAGAGTTGATGACTCTAAAAGTATAG
- a CDS encoding metallophosphoesterase family protein, which produces MKPNIFFTADHHFGHENIIKFSERPFESLEHMNEELIKRWNEKIGENDIVYHLGDVSLGKPDVTKDILDRLNGKIHLIKGNHEYSALRVSDRFEWIKDYHELSIEDEKVTHGKQKIILFHYAMRTWNASHHGVWQLYGHSHGTLSDDENALSIDVGVDCHNFYPVSYEEVKEIMKKKKWTPPFAPRN; this is translated from the coding sequence ATGAAACCAAATATATTTTTCACAGCAGACCATCATTTTGGTCACGAAAATATTATAAAATTTTCCGAAAGACCTTTTGAGTCTTTGGAACACATGAATGAAGAACTCATCAAAAGATGGAATGAGAAAATCGGAGAAAATGATATTGTTTACCATTTAGGCGATGTGAGTTTAGGAAAACCGGATGTTACAAAGGATATTTTAGATCGATTGAATGGTAAAATCCATTTGATAAAAGGCAATCACGAATATTCTGCACTTCGGGTTTCGGATAGATTCGAATGGATTAAAGATTATCACGAACTTTCCATTGAAGATGAAAAAGTAACTCATGGTAAGCAGAAAATTATTCTTTTTCATTACGCAATGCGTACTTGGAATGCGTCACATCACGGAGTTTGGCAGCTCTACGGTCACTCACACGGAACTTTATCTGATGATGAAAATGCTTTAAGCATTGATGTTGGAGTCGATTGTCATAATTTTTATCCGGTTTCTTACGAAGAAGTCAAAGAAATTATGAAAAAGAAAAAATGGACGCCACCGTTTGCTCCGAGAAATTAG
- a CDS encoding 3'-5' exonuclease, translating to MKTTDNILIIDLEATCWNDRPPRGQESEIIEIGVCIMDAKTGKISQNEGILVKPQYSKVSPFCMELTSITQKMLDDEGVLLEDALDILRAEYDSEDLTWASYGNYDLNMLQNQARRFNVDYPLSDDHINVKTLFGQTHPTVRKSVGMARALGELDFKLEGTHHRGVDDAKNIAKILYWCLQQ from the coding sequence GTGAAAACAACAGACAATATATTAATTATAGACCTCGAAGCCACATGTTGGAATGACCGCCCACCGAGAGGTCAGGAAAGTGAAATCATAGAAATTGGCGTTTGTATTATGGATGCAAAAACCGGTAAGATTTCGCAAAATGAAGGAATCTTAGTGAAACCTCAATACTCAAAAGTAAGTCCGTTTTGTATGGAGCTTACTTCCATTACTCAAAAAATGCTTGATGATGAAGGTGTGTTACTCGAAGATGCCTTAGATATTCTACGAGCAGAATACGATTCTGAAGACCTGACTTGGGCAAGTTATGGAAACTATGATTTGAATATGCTTCAAAATCAGGCAAGAAGATTCAATGTCGATTATCCTTTGAGTGATGATCATATTAATGTAAAAACATTATTCGGACAAACGCATCCGACCGTCAGAAAAAGTGTCGGAATGGCAAGAGCTTTAGGCGAGTTGGATTTTAAGCTTGAAGGCACTCATCACAGAGGTGTGGATGATGCGAAGAATATTGCGAAAATTTTGTATTGGTGTTTGCAACAATAG
- a CDS encoding 3'-5' exonuclease → MKTTNQILIVDLEATCWENDRIPAGQKVDIIEIGICELNRTTKAISKKQSIYVIPERSKINKFCTDLTGITPQLIEEKGIHFEEACEKIRDEYDSTSLTWAGFGNFDKEQIMEQCDYLGIENPFSENYLNVMYQFKNYHGLHKMMGLKRALKAMNMDFEGNHHSGADDAYNAAKILREILQ, encoded by the coding sequence ATGAAAACAACAAATCAAATATTAATCGTCGACTTAGAAGCTACTTGTTGGGAAAACGACAGAATTCCTGCAGGGCAAAAAGTCGATATTATAGAAATAGGAATTTGCGAATTAAACAGAACAACAAAAGCAATTTCCAAGAAACAAAGCATTTACGTCATTCCGGAAAGGTCTAAAATCAATAAATTTTGTACAGATCTTACAGGAATTACTCCGCAATTAATTGAAGAAAAAGGAATTCATTTCGAAGAAGCCTGTGAGAAAATCAGGGATGAATATGATTCAACTTCGCTTACCTGGGCAGGTTTTGGAAATTTTGATAAAGAGCAAATCATGGAACAGTGTGATTATCTCGGTATCGAAAATCCTTTTTCAGAAAATTATCTGAATGTGATGTATCAATTCAAAAATTATCACGGACTTCATAAAATGATGGGTTTAAAAAGAGCTCTTAAAGCTATGAATATGGATTTTGAAGGAAATCATCACAGTGGAGCAGACGATGCTTACAATGCTGCCAAAATTTTGAGAGAGATTTTGCAGTAA
- a CDS encoding peptidase, protein MLHAEIKSLLKEDISILIKIPNSGKHYLCDCGEASLLTVKEVQSISAIFISHTHIDHFSNFDGIFRHQIGSGEKIVICGPKNIHHQIEARLKSYTWNLIDENAIEYEIREIVSKEEINVYKIRPPHWNLELITTQNFLFEDENVNVDFAILDHKTDSIAYLFKEKDSITFNENASEFKKGKWISELKSAFEKNDSDKEIEIENTVYKASDLFHFLTKNEGYKLGVIMDHAVCEDNYEKIKAVFNGADMVYIETFYKDEDQEFANINYHSFASASGKIMNECGVKEAIPIHFSRRYVESDQLEIETAFYKAFQGN, encoded by the coding sequence ATGTTACATGCAGAAATAAAAAGTCTTTTAAAAGAAGACATCAGTATATTAATAAAAATCCCCAATTCCGGAAAGCATTATCTATGTGATTGCGGTGAAGCAAGTTTACTGACGGTAAAAGAAGTGCAGTCGATTTCAGCGATATTCATTAGTCATACTCATATTGATCACTTTTCAAATTTTGATGGAATTTTCAGACATCAAATTGGAAGCGGAGAAAAAATCGTGATTTGCGGACCGAAAAATATTCATCATCAAATTGAAGCCAGATTAAAATCATACACTTGGAATTTAATTGATGAAAATGCAATTGAATATGAAATAAGAGAGATCGTTTCAAAAGAAGAAATCAATGTATATAAAATTCGACCACCACACTGGAATCTTGAATTGATAACAACTCAAAATTTCCTTTTTGAAGATGAAAATGTGAACGTCGATTTCGCAATTCTTGATCACAAAACAGATTCAATCGCTTATCTGTTCAAAGAAAAAGATTCAATCACTTTTAATGAAAATGCTTCCGAATTCAAAAAAGGAAAATGGATCAGCGAATTGAAATCGGCTTTTGAAAAGAACGATTCAGATAAAGAAATTGAGATCGAAAATACAGTTTACAAAGCTTCTGATTTGTTTCACTTCTTGACGAAGAATGAAGGTTACAAATTAGGTGTAATTATGGATCATGCCGTTTGTGAAGACAATTATGAAAAGATAAAAGCTGTTTTCAACGGAGCAGATATGGTGTACATCGAAACATTTTACAAAGATGAAGATCAGGAATTTGCAAACATCAATTATCACAGTTTCGCTTCTGCATCAGGAAAAATAATGAATGAATGTGGAGTGAAAGAAGCAATCCCAATTCACTTTTCAAGAAGATATGTGGAAAGCGATCAACTGGAAATTGAAACTGCTTTTTATAAAGCGTTTCAAGGAAATTAA
- a CDS encoding tetratricopeptide repeat protein has protein sequence MKKQKFIEKFLTAFFVLVIFKVIAIFAQLSQTDLATVIVSLFKFIFFAAAAIVLIVLLQNQEKDPQPPATKNYGGGGLSIDTSLFDKLRSIYEDIARKHIEDNEYKKAAIVYMNLLKDNYRAAATLEEGGFYNEAAVVFLKKVLSKADAANCYVKAKQYDKAIILYKELQQKEKVGDLYKEINDSENALIFYQMVVDDYLQSHQMVKASLVYRNKMDKPNEAQQILLQGWKENKEAFNCLQNYFANIPEIGQLENEIQYLYENTSPDKKLVYLEAMKIEFKKDQRLQKPTRNIAYNIIAENINSRSEIVNELKHFNPDDEVILKDISRYKTGRNRMFRN, from the coding sequence ATGAAAAAGCAAAAGTTTATAGAAAAGTTTTTGACGGCCTTTTTTGTTCTTGTAATTTTTAAGGTGATTGCGATTTTTGCACAATTATCTCAAACAGATCTCGCAACTGTTATAGTAAGTTTGTTCAAATTTATATTTTTTGCCGCTGCTGCCATTGTGCTTATCGTTCTTCTGCAGAATCAAGAGAAAGATCCTCAGCCTCCTGCAACAAAGAATTATGGAGGTGGTGGTTTGTCTATAGATACTTCATTGTTTGACAAGCTGCGAAGTATATATGAAGATATAGCCAGAAAACACATTGAAGATAACGAATACAAAAAAGCGGCTATCGTTTACATGAATCTTTTAAAAGATAATTATCGTGCTGCCGCAACATTAGAGGAAGGCGGTTTTTATAACGAAGCAGCAGTTGTTTTTTTGAAAAAAGTATTAAGTAAAGCGGATGCAGCCAACTGTTATGTGAAAGCAAAACAGTATGATAAAGCAATTATTTTATACAAAGAGCTTCAGCAAAAAGAAAAAGTAGGCGATTTATACAAAGAAATCAACGATTCTGAAAATGCATTGATCTTTTATCAAATGGTAGTAGATGATTATCTACAGAGTCATCAGATGGTAAAAGCCTCTTTGGTATATCGCAATAAAATGGATAAACCGAACGAAGCCCAACAAATACTTTTACAAGGCTGGAAGGAAAATAAAGAAGCCTTCAATTGTCTTCAAAATTATTTTGCAAATATTCCTGAAATCGGTCAACTGGAAAACGAAATTCAGTATTTATATGAAAACACATCTCCCGACAAAAAATTGGTATATCTGGAAGCCATGAAAATTGAGTTTAAAAAAGACCAGCGATTACAAAAACCCACAAGAAATATTGCCTACAATATCATCGCAGAAAATATCAACAGCCGTTCCGAAATCGTCAATGAATTAAAACATTTCAATCCCGATGATGAAGTGATTTTAAAAGATATTTCGAGGTATAAAACAGGACGGAATAGAATGTTTAGGAATTAG
- a CDS encoding cyclic-phosphate processing receiver domain-containing protein, with translation MELTKRLLFLDEIRYPIEAHHYTKQDIFLRKDWHIVRNYEQFVSRILEKGLPEMISFDHDLADEHYLNPDSQEFVEKTGYDCAKWLVEYCMDNYLDLPKFYCHSMNPVGKENIESLLKNFKNY, from the coding sequence ATGGAACTAACAAAAAGATTATTGTTTCTAGATGAGATAAGATATCCGATTGAAGCACACCATTATACTAAACAGGATATTTTCCTTAGAAAAGATTGGCATATCGTTCGAAATTACGAGCAGTTTGTCAGCAGGATTTTGGAAAAAGGACTTCCGGAAATGATCTCTTTTGACCACGACCTTGCCGATGAACATTATTTAAACCCAGATTCTCAGGAATTTGTTGAAAAAACAGGTTACGATTGTGCAAAATGGCTGGTAGAATATTGTATGGATAACTATTTAGATTTACCAAAATTCTACTGTCACTCAATGAATCCGGTTGGAAAGGAAAACATTGAAAGCCTTTTAAAAAATTTCAAAAACTATTAA
- a CDS encoding TROVE domain-containing protein, giving the protein MKFNFLRKENKVMTNYEGAKAYTMTPAEELYSAVVTTGLSNTTYEKGNDRLTRIQSLITKNDPEFVAKLSVYARKDMYLRSIPLVLTTELAKQTSGTDLVSKTVDGVIQRADEITELLAYYQLANERTETKKLNKLSKQIQKGLVKSFNKFDEYQFAKYNRKAEVTLKDALFLVHPKAKDENQQAIFNKIVNDALETPYTWEVELSVLGQTKFADEAERKSAFKNKWEELIFSNKLGYMATLRNLRNILEAKVSSDAMYKVCNYLSDERAVRNSKQLPFRFLAAYRELKTIDSPYLSSILEALEDAVMVSAKNIKGFGFDTSVVIAADVSGSMQQPVSPKSKVLLYDIGLLMSMMLQSQCKNVISGMFGGCWKRVPMPKNGILRNVDAFYKREGEVGYATNGHLVLEDLINKRELVDKIMLFTDTQMWDTGGFTNAFGNSWSRYKKINPNAKLYIFDLAGYGKPPLDVRKNDVYLIAGWSDKIFDVLNALEDRKSAVEMIKKVVL; this is encoded by the coding sequence ATGAAATTTAATTTTTTGAGAAAAGAAAATAAAGTAATGACCAACTACGAAGGTGCAAAAGCTTATACAATGACACCTGCAGAAGAACTATATAGTGCTGTTGTTACAACAGGATTATCAAACACGACCTATGAAAAAGGAAATGACAGATTGACGAGAATTCAATCTTTGATTACAAAGAATGATCCTGAGTTCGTTGCAAAATTGTCGGTGTATGCAAGAAAAGATATGTATTTGCGTTCGATTCCGTTGGTTTTGACGACCGAATTGGCAAAACAAACTTCAGGTACAGACTTGGTAAGCAAAACCGTTGACGGAGTGATTCAAAGAGCAGACGAAATCACGGAATTGTTGGCATATTACCAATTAGCCAACGAAAGAACAGAAACAAAAAAGCTGAACAAACTTTCAAAACAAATTCAAAAAGGTTTGGTGAAATCTTTCAATAAATTTGATGAATACCAATTCGCAAAATACAACAGAAAAGCGGAAGTTACTTTAAAAGACGCTTTGTTTTTGGTTCACCCGAAAGCAAAAGACGAAAATCAACAGGCAATTTTCAATAAAATAGTCAACGATGCGTTGGAAACTCCATACACTTGGGAAGTTGAACTTTCGGTTTTGGGTCAGACAAAATTTGCGGATGAAGCAGAAAGAAAATCAGCTTTCAAAAACAAATGGGAAGAATTGATTTTCAGCAACAAACTTGGTTATATGGCAACGTTGAGAAACTTGCGAAACATCTTAGAAGCCAAAGTTTCTTCAGATGCGATGTACAAAGTGTGCAACTATTTGTCGGATGAAAGAGCGGTGAGAAATTCTAAGCAATTGCCATTCAGATTTTTGGCGGCGTATAGAGAATTGAAAACGATCGATTCACCTTACTTGTCATCAATCTTAGAAGCATTGGAAGATGCCGTGATGGTGAGTGCAAAGAACATCAAAGGTTTTGGTTTCGATACTTCGGTGGTGATTGCGGCAGACGTTTCGGGTTCGATGCAACAGCCGGTTTCTCCGAAATCTAAGGTTTTGTTGTATGATATCGGTCTGTTGATGTCGATGATGTTGCAGTCACAGTGCAAAAATGTGATTTCAGGTATGTTTGGTGGCTGTTGGAAAAGAGTTCCGATGCCTAAAAACGGTATCCTGAGAAATGTAGATGCATTTTACAAGCGGGAAGGTGAAGTGGGTTACGCCACAAACGGTCATCTGGTGCTTGAAGACTTGATCAACAAGCGAGAACTTGTTGACAAAATCATGTTGTTTACCGACACCCAAATGTGGGATACCGGTGGATTTACAAACGCTTTCGGAAACTCATGGAGCCGATACAAAAAGATCAATCCAAACGCAAAATTGTATATATTTGATTTGGCAGGTTACGGAAAACCACCGTTGGATGTCAGAAAAAATGATGTATATCTTATCGCTGGTTGGTCCGACAAAATTTTCGATGTATTGAATGCTTTGGAAGACCGAAAGTCAGCGGTAGAAATGATCAAGAAAGTAGTGCTGTAA
- a CDS encoding ATP-grasp domain-containing protein: MKLKFFTGKVFNETEWEDFVFESLKNQLNRITEDSLIQISEAKRTIKEARLWIVGGQIIDGGYYKFNDNAPFEENVPEGGLIFANEMIQLFNLEEAFVMDICLTDEGWKIVEINCINSSGFYPNTNVKSIIKALNIYFSN, encoded by the coding sequence ATGAAGCTAAAATTTTTCACTGGAAAAGTTTTCAACGAAACAGAATGGGAAGACTTCGTTTTTGAATCATTAAAAAATCAATTAAACAGAATTACAGAAGATTCTTTGATTCAGATTTCTGAAGCAAAACGAACGATAAAAGAAGCTAGACTTTGGATTGTTGGCGGACAGATTATCGATGGAGGATATTATAAATTTAATGATAATGCGCCTTTCGAAGAAAACGTGCCAGAAGGCGGATTGATTTTCGCCAATGAAATGATCCAACTTTTTAATCTTGAAGAAGCTTTTGTAATGGATATTTGTTTAACGGATGAAGGCTGGAAAATTGTTGAAATAAATTGTATCAACAGCTCTGGATTTTATCCAAACACCAACGTGAAAAGTATTATCAAAGCATTGAATATTTACTTTTCCAATTAA
- a CDS encoding ribonuclease H-like YkuK family protein: METQQQTWQNMNGKIFQHSITQLVEEAIIREQANGHRLKVCVGSDSHVYGDAINYATAVVFIREGKGAFTFIRKEREIQSISIKERMLNEVNKSVEIAYAICSILETYDVEMEVHADINTDPDFKSNVALKDAMGYILGMGYIFKAKPYAFASSNCADMMV; the protein is encoded by the coding sequence ATGGAAACGCAACAACAAACATGGCAAAACATGAATGGAAAAATTTTCCAACACTCTATCACACAATTGGTAGAAGAAGCCATAATCCGCGAACAGGCAAATGGACACCGACTGAAAGTATGTGTGGGTTCAGACTCCCACGTTTACGGGGACGCCATTAATTATGCTACGGCAGTGGTCTTTATTCGTGAGGGAAAAGGAGCGTTTACCTTTATCAGAAAAGAAAGAGAAATACAGAGTATCAGTATCAAAGAGCGAATGTTGAACGAGGTCAACAAATCCGTAGAAATCGCCTATGCAATTTGCTCTATTCTGGAAACTTATGATGTGGAAATGGAGGTACACGCAGACATTAACACTGACCCGGATTTTAAATCTAACGTCGCTTTGAAAGACGCAATGGGATATATTCTGGGAATGGGTTATATATTTAAAGCAAAACCTTACGCATTTGCAAGTTCAAATTGTGCTGATATGATGGTGTGA
- a CDS encoding RNA ligase family protein → MIFKTYNSIENAYQARVIDQIRLQGFGDEVFIVQEKVHGANFSFFTHGKEIKIAKRTAFVEKDEKFYNAHQMLERYRKNVIDLFEK, encoded by the coding sequence ATGATTTTCAAAACATATAACTCTATAGAAAATGCTTACCAAGCCCGCGTGATCGATCAGATCAGGTTGCAGGGTTTTGGGGATGAGGTTTTCATTGTACAGGAAAAGGTTCACGGTGCTAATTTCTCTTTCTTTACCCACGGAAAGGAGATTAAAATCGCAAAAAGAACCGCTTTCGTCGAGAAGGATGAGAAATTCTATAATGCCCATCAAATGTTGGAGCGTTACAGAAAAAACGTAATTGATTTGTTCGAAAAGTGA